The Penaeus monodon isolate SGIC_2016 unplaced genomic scaffold, NSTDA_Pmon_1 PmonScaffold_12182, whole genome shotgun sequence genomic interval ATCaaagcaataaaacaatatttcCCATATTTTATCCTTTGTAggttaataacaatttattttgattttgtaactGACTAGTGATCAGAGAAGAATTATTTGTCAGATCAATATGGCATCTTTATCTCAATAtaaaatctttttcattatttataaccTTACAACTCTCCACACTTAACAGACTGCAGAGCAACTTTCTACGCGTGTGATTTCCCTGAGCATGAACATGAACCATCCGTGGCAAGTGGAACCCTGGCATGTACGAGTTGCCTTCCGCAAGGCTGGAATCATTGTTCCTGAGAAAGCTCTGACGCTTCCTGCCAAGCCGATCACTGGACCAGATCTTGATTTGCAGGAAAAGGAGTTCCTTGTAAAAGTGAAGGTAATAAATATACAAGAtgtaataattttgtgtgtatgtttatattggtatatctatatgtatgggtcttttgtatatgtatgtatgtattatatatatttgtgtatgtgcttcTGTGGAAGATGTACAAGAGCATGTATTAGTAGGCATTTGCATGAGTATACTTATGTAAGttttaagtgtgtctgtgtggaatttgaactggtggtgtgtgtgtgcgtgtgcgtgtgcgtgtgcttgtgcgtgagcgtgtgcgtgtgtgtgtgtgtgtgtgtgtgtgcgtgtgcgtgcatgcgtgcgtgtgaatATGTATTAATAGAGGAATACTTAAATGAATGTATGTCAGGACAAGTTATGTTTGTCAAAATGCGGGTGAGTACACTTAACATGTTTTATATGGGGATGCCAACATTGGcatcataattccattttattttagttgCTGCTGAGTGATCCTCATATTCTGTTCTGGTTCTATTTTTTAGACTCTGTATATTGCCCTAGAAATTCTATGGCTCCACCTGTATCCCTCTTCCCACCAATCACGTAAATCAGCTAGACTCTGCCCCACCCTCCACCTAAAATGAGAAACTATCATTGGCAGAACCTACATCATAGTTTCCCCCTTTGTGGCCCTACTCTTATCCTCCTACCCTTTACTTCACCCCTTACCCCTCCAccagggatgggagagagggagaaagagtttaCCTTAGTTTACCATGAAATGAACTTGAGGCTTCATCAAatcttttctttcagttttgtgtgtgtgtgtgtgtgtgtgtgtgtgtgtgtgtgtgtgtgtgtgtgtgtgtgtgtgtgtgtgtgagtgagtgagtgagtgagtgagtgagtgagtgagtgaatgagagaggaagaaactgtATTAGATAAGAGACTCTCAGGATGACACATTCAAAGTTACCGCTCACAGTTCCTGTGCATGAGCATCATGGGTCTTTTAAACCATCTGGAGCAAAATATTTTTATGCAGTGAGACTGTGTCTAAAATTTACAAAAGGTTATTGATGAATATCAGCTAGTGAGGAATAGAGTTAAAAGACTGTAAATAATGCAAACATTTGACCTTTAATTAGTTCCACATGCTACTGACAACCTTGCCTAAATAACCTCTTTACCTTCAGATCAATGACAAGGAGGAGGCGAAAGTCCGTTGCCGTATTAACCATTACTCAGTCAACCCTCGTGAACGTATACCTTGGAAGGCATTTCACTGGGAGCATGTGGCAGAACCCAATCTTTCCAGAAGAGGCTGAGGAGTTATTGGCCCTTGCACAGGAAAATCGATACACGAGGTTCccagaacaagaggaagagactATGTAAAAGGCTACAAGATTCAAGTTGAATGCGAATGTAcgctttatttatatgtaatttttgaaaattttggcaaAGTGATTTGTATAGGGACAGTTTcccttttgaattttaaaataagattctaaaatttatttttttttatttgtatatctttcttcaatttccccccaaaaattttctcttcaatttaaaaaatgttttgccCATAGGGAAAATAGCAAAGGGAAAATATAACCCCGCtgtatgtagtataatttatAAATAGTAGAAGaggatttaaaatttgtttaaattaccCTTTTATTCTTGATGGGCCCCTTTGATGTTTTTTGAAAGCGATCTTGTGGTTTCAAATGAAAACAGCAATTTATCTAATtgataaattgccaaaaaaaaacatttaaattgaaaaaaagatcactttaagggaaattttcataaccccgggttttttcatttttaaaaattttttttccttacttgaaTGGGTTGTTGTTTAAACAAACAACCGGTATTTTGATTATGTTAGGGGAAATTGTAGTGGTTTTGGTAgggttttaggggaaattttaaacctttGCCCTGCAAGGGAAAGGCTTTGTTTCCCCGTTGCCCGAAAATGATATTAAAGTAAATTTaaatagattcttttttttttgggtacttttttggagtttttaaaagggttttaggaAATTTTCAATAGTTTTAAATTGGGGTCTTGTAAATTTAAAAACtagtcttttatttttaaaaattattttttttaaaatcatatgtgACCTGCCCctttcgggggaaatttttttaaaacaattttttgggggtgaaaaacTGTAACCCTAATGAAGTTTTCTCAGGCATTTTTCCTCtgggaatttccccaaaatttggaaCCTCAGCCAAATGGACACCCATTTGTTTCCCCAATAACC includes:
- the LOC119569022 gene encoding 39S ribosomal protein L9, mitochondrial-like, which encodes MNMNHPWQVEPWHVRVAFRKAGIIVPEKALTLPAKPITGPDLDLQEKEFLVKVKINDKEEAKVRCRINHYSVNPRERIPWKAFHWEHVAEPNLSRRG